The following proteins come from a genomic window of Aspergillus luchuensis IFO 4308 DNA, chromosome 3, nearly complete sequence:
- a CDS encoding MFS transporter (COG:G;~EggNog:ENOG410PFTW;~InterPro:IPR020846,IPR011701,IPR036259;~PFAM:PF07690;~TransMembrane:12 (i73-90o110-129i141-160o166-188i200-223o229-258i306-325o345-363i384-404o410-431i443-463o475-497i);~go_function: GO:0022857 - transmembrane transporter activity [Evidence IEA];~go_process: GO:0055085 - transmembrane transport [Evidence IEA]): MATEKGDSGPSVIEAPESRTIPFWRLLTDQGVVTQEVIDYHYPGSGTDEDPYAVTWLPNDPRNPMQFSAAKKWTFTMVMALATLAVALVSSGYTGGVLEIEEQFGIGTEVATLGVSLFVLGFAVGPLLWAPLSEMFGRQIIFFFTYMALTAFSAGSAGSQNTWTMIILRFFAGSFGSSPMTNAGGVIADMFAAKDRGIATSLFAAAPFLGPVLGPIIGGFLGMNAGWRWVMGFLGAFSGFVWIIGSLTVPETYAPVLLRRRAERLSKLTGKVYRSKLDIDQGKTTIKQAFKTALSRPWILLFREPIVFLLSLYIAIVYGTLYMLFDAYPIVFQEYRGWNQGVGSLPFLGIMVGMLAAVAYNIWDNKRYIRAQEAHGGFAPPEARLPPCMVASIAVPIGLFWFAWTDAPSVHWMASIAAGAPFGFGLVLVFLSNLSYLIDTYTIFAASVLAANSVMRSIFGAVFPLFTTYMYENLGIHWATCVPAFLALACVPFPFLFYKYGPAIRTRCKYAAESDAFMRKMLEQLAKKPDPEEEVIAEEKFDRTEAPAPGVEADDSDSSTEAHMPAAHRTQSKASVRTAKQSLYEGNPYDIDRVHTRESFKQ; encoded by the exons ATGGCAACCGAGAAGGGGGATAGCGGGCCCTCAGTGATTGAGGCGCCTGAAAGTCGCACCATCCCGTTCTGGCGTCTACTCACCGACCAGGGTGTGGTAACCCAGGAGGTCATCGACTACCACTATCCTGGCTCTGGCACGGATGAGGATCCCTATGCGGTAACATGGCTTCCTAATGATCCTCGCAATCCGATGCAGTTCAGCGCGGCCAAGAAATGGACTTTCACTATGGTGATGGCCCTCGCAACCCTGGCTGTTGCCCTGGTCTCGTCCGGATACACTGGTGGTGTCCttgagattgaagaacaaTTTGGAATTGGCACAGAAGTTGCAACGCTCGGTGTttccctcttcgtcctcggTTTCGCAGTTG GCCCCTTGCTGTGGGCCCCTCTTAGTGAGATGTTTGGCCGGcaaatcatcttcttctttacgTACATGGCTCTTACTGCCTTCAGCGCAGGCAGTGCCGGCTCGCAAAACACATGGACCATGATCATTCTCCGCTTCTTCGCTGGATCCTTTGGGTCGTCTCCCATGACCAATGCAGGTGGTGTTATTGCCGATATGTTTGCTGCCAAGGACCGTGGTATTGCCACGAGTCTGTTCGCTGCGGCGCCTTTCCTCG GTCCCGTTCTTGGCCCCATAATTGGCGGATTCCTGGGAATGAATgcgggatggagatgggtgATGGGCTTTCTCGGTGCCTTCTCTGGATTCGTCTGGATTATTGGTTCTCTTACCGTTCCTGAGACTTATGCGCCAGtgcttcttcgtcgccgcgCCGAGAGACTGAGCAAGCTCACTGGTAAGGTGTACCGGAGCAAGCTGGACATTGACCAGGGCAAGACGACAATCAAACAAGCATTCAAAACCGCCCTGTCCCGTCCTTGGATCTTGTTGTTCCGTGAGCCAATTGTGTTCCTGCTGTCTCTTTACATTGCCATTGTCTACGGTACCCTGTACATGTTGTTTGACGCCTACCCCATTGTCTTCCAGGAGTACCGTGGCTGGAACCAGGGAGTTGGCAGTCTGCCTTTCTTGGGTATCATGGTTGGCAtgcttgctgctgtcgcCTACAACATCTGGGATAACAAGCGCTATATCCGGGCACAGGAGGCGCACGGTGGTTTTGCCCCCCCGGAGGCCCGTCTACCCCCCTGCATGGTGGCCTCTATTGCTGTCCCGATCGGTCTCTTCTGGTTCGCATGGACTGACGCTCCGTCCGTTCACTGGATGGCCAGTATCGCTGCCGGTGCTCCATTCGGATTTGGTCTGGTTTTGGTGTTCCTGAGCAACCTGTCTTACCTGATTGACACGTACACGATCTTTGCCGCGTCTGTCCTGGCGGCCAACTCAGTCATGCGGTCCATCTTCGGTGCTGTGTTCCCCCTGTTCACCACCTACATGTACGAGAACCTCGGTATCCACTGGGCTACCTGTGTCCCGGCTTTCTTGGCCCTTGCCTGTGTGCcgttccctttcctcttctacaAGTACGGCCCTGCTATCCGCACTCGTTGCAAGTACGCTGCCGAGTCCGACGCCTTCATGCGCAAGATGCTGGAGCAGCTCGCGAAGAAGCCCGATCCCGAGGAGGAAGTTATCGCGGAAGAGAAATTCGACCGTACTGAGGCCCCTGCTCCTGGGGTAGAGGCTGACGACTCCGACTCTAGCACCGAAGCACACATGCCTGCGGCCCATCGCACTCAGAGCAAGGCTTCGGTTCGGACAGCGAAGCAGTCGCTCTACGAGGGCAACCCCTATGATATCGACCGGGTGCACACCCGCGAGTCATTCAAGCAATGA
- the hhtA gene encoding histone H3 (COG:B;~EggNog:ENOG410Q7WQ;~InterPro:IPR007125,IPR009072,IPR000164;~PFAM:PF00125;~go_component: GO:0000786 - nucleosome [Evidence IEA];~go_function: GO:0003677 - DNA binding [Evidence IEA];~go_function: GO:0046982 - protein heterodimerization activity [Evidence IEA]), whose amino-acid sequence MARTKQTARKSTGGKAPRKQLASKAARKAAPSTGGVKKPHRYKPGTVALREIRRYQKSTELLIRKLPFQRLVREIAQDFKSDLRFQSSAIGALQESVEAYLVSLFEDTNLCAIHAKRVTIQSKDIQLARRLRGERS is encoded by the exons ATGGCCCGCACTAAGCAGACTGCCC GTAAGTCCACTGGTGGCAAGGCTCCCCGTAAGCAGCTCGCCTCCAAGGCTGCCCGTAAGGCCGCTCCCTCCACCGGAGGTGTCAAGAAGCCTCACCGCTACAAGCCCG GTACCGTCGCTCTGCGTGAAATCCGTCGTTACCAGAAGAGCACTGAGCTCCTGATCCGCAAGCTGCCCTTCCAGCGTCTTGTTCGTGAAATTGCTCAGGACTTCAAGTCGGACCTCCGCTTCCAGTCTTCCGCCATCGGTGCTCTTCAGGAGTCCGTCGAGGCCTACctcgtctccctcttcgaGGACACCAACCTGTGCGCTATCCACGCCAAGCGTGTCACCATCCAGTCCAAGGACATCCAGCTTGCCCGCCGTCTCCGTGGTGAGCGCTCTTAG
- the HHF1_2 gene encoding histone H4 (COG:B;~EggNog:ENOG410PPJQ;~InterPro:IPR004823,IPR009072,IPR019809,IPR001951, IPR035425;~PFAM:PF02969,PF15511;~go_component: GO:0000786 - nucleosome [Evidence IEA];~go_function: GO:0003677 - DNA binding [Evidence IEA];~go_function: GO:0046982 - protein heterodimerization activity [Evidence IEA];~go_process: GO:0006352 - DNA-templated transcription, initiation [Evidence IEA]) produces MTGRGKGGKGLGKGGAKRHRKILRDNIQGITKPAIRRLARRGGVKRISAMIYEETRGVLKTFLEGVIRDAVTYTEHAKRKTVTSLDVVYALKRQGRTLYGFGG; encoded by the exons ATGACTGGCC GTGGAAAGGGTGGAAAGGGTCTCGGCAAGGGTGGTGCCAAGCGTCACCGCAAGATCTTGCGTGACAACATCCAGGGTATCACCAAGCCCGCTATCCGTCGTCTCGCTCgtcgtggtggtgtcaaGCGTATCTCTGCCATGATCTACGAGGAGACCCGTGGTGTCCTCAAGACCTTCCTTGAGGGTGTCATCCGTGACGCCGTCACCTACACTGAGCACGCCAAGCGCAAGACCGTCACCTCCCTTGACGTCGTCTACGCTCTTAAGAGACAGGGCC GTACCCTCTACGGTTTCGGTGGTTAA
- a CDS encoding beta-ketoacyl reductase (COG:Q;~EggNog:ENOG410PJA1;~InterPro:IPR009081,IPR006162,IPR036736,IPR036291, IPR020806,IPR013968;~PFAM:PF00550,PF08659;~go_function: GO:0031177 - phosphopantetheine binding [Evidence IEA]) produces the protein MPPIKGCIQATMVLKSAMFANMTLDQWNEALRSKVQGSYNLDRHLPTQLDFFIFLSSVCGIIGASGQSNYAFGCAYQDALARSKVAMRQKAVSIDLGIVEGVGYTAEHQGVGSFMRSLGLQPIPEEYLLSILEYYCDSRREILHPSDAQIVVGIMSQDEMQRSGLVRSRFYSRPLWNHLQRRMNPTLGGSKVVAAQRPNKKGPSSLKLPMAASDDTLSSVADGGPDAVSRAICERVSDVLAINADDIDPAKPLHMYGVDSLVAMELRSWFKEALQKDVAVFDILSNRPIGVLAQEVVGVAAAA, from the exons ATGCCTCCCATCAAAGGATGCATCCAGGCAACTATGGTTCTCAAG TCTGCCATGTTCGCGAATATGACCCTCGACCAGTGGAACGAAGCACTACGCTCAAAGGTGCAGGGCTCGTATAATCTCGATCGCCACCTTCCAACCCAGCTGGActttttcatcttcttgtcgTCCGTGTGCGGTATAATCGGCGCCAGCGGTCAATCTAACTACGCTTTTGGCTGCGCCTACCAAGATGCACTGGCCCGATCTAAAGTCGCGATGAGACAGAAGGCTGTTTCAATTGACCTCGGGATTGTCGAAGGGGTTGGATACACGGCCGAGCATCAGGGCGTGGGCTCCTTCATGCGCTCACTGGGTTTACAGCCCATCCCTGAAGAATATCTCCTCTccatattagaatattactGCGACTCCAGGCGTGAAATCCTTCATCCCAGCGACGCCCAAATAGTCGTTGGCATCATGAGCCAAGACGAGATGCAGCGGAGTGGACTTGTTCGCTCGCGATTTTACTCGCGGCCGTTGTGGAATCATTTGCAGCGACGCATGAACCCAACGCTTGGCGGGAGCaaggttgttgctgctcaacGGCCGAATAAGAAGGGCCCCTCATCGCTGAAACTCCCGATGGCTGCGAGCGATGATACGCTTTCGTCTGTGGCAGATGGCGGTCCAGACGCGGTCAGTCGGGCCATCTGCGAGAGGGTCTCGGATGTGCTTGCTATCAACGCTGATGATATTGACCCAGCGAAGCCGTTGCATATGTATGGGGTGGACTCATTGGTTGCGATGGAATTGCGGAGTTGGTTTAAAGAAGCACTGCAGAAGGATGTGGCTGTGTTTGATATCTTGAGTAATCGGCCGATAGGAGTGTTGGCTCAGGAGGTCGTGGGTGTGGCTGCGGCTGCATGA
- a CDS encoding quinone oxidoreductase-like protein 1 (COG:Q;~EggNog:ENOG410PFKE;~InterPro:IPR011032,IPR020843,IPR036291;~go_function: GO:0016491 - oxidoreductase activity [Evidence IEA]) yields the protein MANKLLWVTRRHNSPKPGSLEQDAVLGLARSLMSENEGLNIVTLGLEGIEATSRAAQHIRAVLQHYSCSDASLLSVNGEEIFEIDGRLCLSRVLPTETIAKEIWSMQQSKAHMDNDMRSLANNEIEIQIRAATITPNITTGQPSLGQEINGTITQIGSDVQGSFQVGGPVAAIIPHSGTASIKDRIQCPVGLAHKIPDELYNKGEIVLPLDFLIAYDSLHNCARLQAGNSIIIHDGASSLSQAAIQLAQFLGAEVFETFNTREEEAIADMYSIPASHRFPQQGHMLMTGIKRLTHGRGADVMFTPLIAKELDQIAWNCLKEYARVIEMVDKNSRTSSGAMPPRPRLFKQSFMFARLDIPTLLQDTEKIATILPEVMRLLEHNSVVPVQPVRIFTPSELENSSGVKAVEQSRSAKTCLL from the coding sequence ATGGCCAATAAGCTGCTTTGGGTGACACGGAGACACAACAGCCCAAAGCCAGGTTCGTTGGAGCAGGACGCTGTGCTTGGCCTTGCACGCTCCCTTATGTCAGAGAACGAGGGCCTTAATATCGTGACCCTAGGACTGGAAGGTATCGAGGCTACTTCTCGCGCAGCACAGCATATCCGGGCAGTATTGCAACACTATTCCTGTTCTGACGCCTCCTTATTGAGCGTAAATGGCGAGGAGATCTTTGAGATCGATGGCCGCCTGTGTTTGAGTCGTGTCTTGCCGACAGAAACAATAGCCAAGGAGATCTGGAGCATGCAGCAATCCAAGGCCCATATGGATAACGATATGCGCAGTCTTGCGAACAATGAGATCGAAATCCAGATACGCGCAGCTACGATTACACCAAACATTACCACTGGCCAACCTTCTTTGGGCCAGGAGATAAATGGCACCATCACCCAGATCGGGTCAGACGTGCAAGGCAGCTTTCAGGTTGGCGGTCCCGTTGCTGCTATCATACCACATTCTGGCACGGCATCAATCAAAGATCGGATTCAGTGCCCGGTTGGTCTCGCTCATAAGATCCCCGACGAATTATACAACAAGGGAGAGATCGTTCTGCCACTTGATTTTCTGATAGCATACGACTCGCTACACAATTGCGCGCGGCTACAGGCAGGGAATTCGATAATCATCCATGACGGGGCTAGTTCACTCAGTCAAGCCGCGATTCAACTCGCTCAGTTCCTGGGTGCAGAGGTTTTCGAGACTTTCAATacaagggaagaggaagctaTAGCGGATATGTACTCCATTCCCGCTTCGCACAGATTTCCACAACAAGGACATATGCTGATGACGGGAATCAAACGCCTAACCCACGGTCGAGGCGCGGATGTCATGTTCACTCCATTGATTGCGAAGGAATTAGATCAAATAGCGTGGAACTGCTTGAAAGAGTATGCCCGAGTTATTGAGATGGTTGACAAGAATTCACGTACTTCCTCCGGAGCTATGCCTCCCCGGCCTCGACTGTTCAAACAAAGCTTCATGTTCGCCCGGCTGGATATTCCGACGCTTCTTCAGGACACAGAGAAAATTGCAACTATCTTGCCTGAGGTCATGCGTCTGCTAGAGCATAATTCAGTGGTTCCTGTGCAGCCTGTCAGAATATTCACCCCCTCTGAGCTTGAAAATTCCAGTGGTGTGAAGGCTGTCGAGCAATCTCGGTCAGCCAAGACGTGTCTCCTTTGA
- a CDS encoding class I SAM-dependent methyltransferase (COG:Q;~EggNog:ENOG410PJA1;~InterPro:IPR013217,IPR029063;~PFAM:PF08242,PF13649), protein MYRVEWKPDVNLLGPQTGLFAAQPLQLSQSESEMIKLTEYACFLAMSEVLHAVDSGVSVHSQSLKHLQKYLAWMRHQTGLIRASIEWKDWVSTQPAGSGFQEQLWQRVSSFGPEGRPIVKLCRQLLPIITGDVDALQILFADETLADYYRQENPPPEVVKGVQQYVDCMAHANPNMRVLEIGAGTGGMTQYILDIIGGHNGSAAERFAQYVFTDISPAFFKDAREKFGRGERIMMKTLVIEKIPVDQGFEKEAFNLVIASNVSSHSA, encoded by the coding sequence ATGTACCGTGTCGAATGGAAGCCCGATGTCAATCTTCTTGGCCCTCAAACTGGGTTGTTTGCTGCCCAGCCATTGCAGCTATCCCAAAGTGAGTCAGAAATGATCAAGCTCACTGAATATGCCTGCTTCCTTGCCATGTCCGAAGTTTTACACGCAGTCGATAGTGGCGTGTCAGTCCATTCCCAGAGCCTTAAACATCTACAGAAGTACCTGGCATGGATGCGACATCAGACCGGGCTCATAAGAGCGTCCATTGAGTGGAAAGATTGGGTCTCTACACAACCAGCAGGTAGTGGGTTCCAGGAGCAGCTGTGGCAGAGAGTATCATCATTCGGACCCGAGGGGAGGCCGATTGTGAAATTATGTCGGCAACTATTGCCCATCATTACAGGGGATGTTGATGCGCTGCAGATTCTCTTTGCCGACGAAACGTTGGCAGACTACTACCGTCAGGAAAACCCACCTCCTGAAGTCGTGAAAGGAGTCCAGCAGTATGTTGACTGCATGGCGCATGCCAATCCCAACATGCGAGTGCTGGAAATCGGGGCAGGTACAGGCGGTATGACACAGTATATCCTGGATATCATTGGCGGCCATAATGGCAGTGCTGCGGAGCGTTTTGCACAGTATGTGTTCACAGACATATCTCCCGCCTTCTTTAAGGACGCCAGAGAGAAATTTGGTAGAGGGGAAAGGATCATGATGAAGACCCTCGTTATTGAGAAGATACCTGTAGATCAAGGCTTTGAAAAGGAGGCCTTTAACCTCGTCATTGCCAGCAATGTAAGTTCGCACTCTGCATGA
- a CDS encoding uncharacterized protein (COG:Q;~EggNog:ENOG410PJA1;~InterPro:IPR001227,IPR016036,IPR014043,IPR016035;~PFAM:PF00698;~go_function: GO:0016740 - transferase activity [Evidence IEA]): protein MNGNAFPSQEATKLLVWSAADEKTASRVAQGYKDFLSEHTESRSLAYLEALAFTLSRRRSQFPWRTFCVSDPSQGLGNLSVSPAVQVNSKLQVCFVFTGQGAHWVGMGKELLDYDVFRRSLEESDTLLHNVGCHFSVLETLYSDKGTELNQPEFCQPVCTALQVALVELLADWNVHPFAVVGHSSGEVAAAYCAGIITKSYALELAFFRGLAVSATSRIGSPDGGMLATRLSSDKCSELLAELANSQNPETRNIGIACYNKPQNLTLSGGTNRIERLALTRLYHLSSLPWDYAWGTS, encoded by the exons ATGAATGGCAATGCTTTCCCATCCCAGGAAGCTACAAAGCTACTGGTCTGGTCAGCAGCCGATGAGAAGACTGCCTCACGGGTTGCTCAGGGTTATAAGGATTTTCTTTCAGAACACACTGAAAGCAGATCGCTAGCGTACCTAGAGGCCCTTGCATTCACCTTATCGCGGCGTCGCTCTCAATTTCCCTGGAGAACTTTCTGTGTCAGCGATCCTAGCCAGGGGCTCGGCAACCTAAGCGTTTCCCCGGCCGTGCAGGTCAACTCAAAGCTTCAGGTATGCTTTGTGTTTACCGGACAAGGAGCTCATTGGGTGGGCATGGGGAAGGAGCTCCTCGACTACGACGTCTTCAGGCGCAGTCTAGAGGAGTCAGACACACTCCTCCACAATGTTGGATGCCACTTTTCAGTTCTTG AAACTCTGTACAGTGATAAGGGCACCGAACTGAATCAACCAGAGTTCTGTCAGCCGGTTTGCACAGCTCTACAGGTTGCCCTCGTCGAACTCCTAGCGGACTGGAACGTCCATCCATTTGCTGTGGTAGGTCATTCGTCCGGAGAGGTTGCCGCTGCATACTGTGCCGGAATCATCACTAAAAGCTACGCTCTTGAGCTGGCCTTCTTCCGAGGCTTAGCTGTCTCGGCAACATCGCGAATAGGTTCTCCAGATGGCGGCATGCTGGCGACACGGCTCTCATCAGATAAATGCTCAGAGCTGCTTGCAGAACTTGCAAATAGTCAGAATCCCGAAACACGCAACATTGGTATCGCGTGCTACAACAAGCCCCAGAACTTGACCTTATCCGGAGGTACGAATCGAATCGAAAGACTGGCACTCACTCGATTGTATCATTTAAGTAGCCTTCCTTGGGATTACGCGTGGGGGACAAGTTGA
- a CDS encoding uncharacterized protein (COG:I;~EggNog:ENOG410PMPI;~InterPro:IPR009081,IPR029063,IPR036736,IPR029058, IPR013217,IPR020806,IPR041068,IPR042104,IPR020807;~PFAM:PF13649,PF13489,PF08242,PF00550,PF14765, PF18558;~go_function: GO:0031177 - phosphopantetheine binding [Evidence IEA]), whose translation MATVSAQANLTTYGRLVDGAFTRVQDCQTAERFMARRAYGLFSKVMQYAPFLQGIQSVVVDGDEAVATVKLPEGQPGRIESPTWMRCDAVLLDSLISVTGLLLNTSENAADDQVLIAVGVERVILTTACLANFEGEWFVYTSIKSAGNNQFIGDVFVRSPERQVVAMMSGVRFNQLDKVKLGKILGAANASVSWPQQPVPRPDRMPAQKAPDTAAMSTAELPIISDTESSPMTATTAVTTPPEEKYRNPVIVIKELISNYTGLDPADIPTDAVLIDLGIDSLSLMEFSDELNAAFESSISTVGLGQTSVENLTEMVRQKSPWDSRLTNGSDKIIHHNEPVSPIDSGIPSVVLQTKLNGVVGHEGDKTAATRDPVEALLEVDGQFQDAANRNEHIAYESNVLPLQNLLVQAYILEAFEAMGVPVLSLPSGTVIHPIKHLPKHSKLVARLWGILQTHGVIFIQASIVVRGRETPEFGSAAEAYETFVSRFPAYLPEAKLMKLTGENLAPILKGEQDPQSLMFGSSASSKIMEDYYANSPMVSTSTDQLVTLVMILLRGHDMHHKSDKRVPRILEVGAGTGGTTLRLAQAIEAARIPCQYTFTDVFAPIVSKAKDKFVDFSWIDYDTIDLEEETRAEHRNRYDIVIGTNCVHATSSRVETCRRLGDCLTDDGVVILSERTQPLAWFDITFDLLDEWWVAENGAEYPLQPASKWMEVLQEAGFSRTSFTREASLQQLLLSLGPLPERYASSYSGPYRLDLVLSVSKNGTALPFLLNAQTDSADDLAMPSASRLAAISPLAQVREGNYRTPTFVIHSRQDQVVSIGSAERFITELKAQGVIGDLLGLKLMSRLHDQECKEVSKVKKDNMIA comes from the exons ATGGCTACCGTATCAGCACAAGCCAACCTGACTACATATGGGCGACTGGTAGATGGCGCGTTCACTCGAGTCCAAGACTGCCAGACGGCCGAGCGCTTCATGGCAAGGAGGGCGTATGGGTTGTTCTCAAAAGTGATGCAATACGCTCCCTTCCTCCAAGGTATCCAGTCCGTGGTAGTGGATGGAGACGAAGCAGTAGCAACCGTCAAACTTCCCGAAGGCCAGCCTGGTCGGATAGAGAGCCCTACTTGGATGAGATGTGATGCGGTGCTCCTTGATTCCCTTATTTCGGTGACAGGGTTGCTGCTAAATACCAGCGAAAACGCTGCTGATGACCAAGTCCTGATAGCGGTGGGTGTTGAACGTGTGATTCTGACAACTGCCTGTCTAGCAAATTTTGAGGGGGAGTGGTTCGTCTACACAAGTATTAAGTCGGCTGGTAATAATCAGTTCATTGGGGATGTCTTCGTACGCTCCCCCGAAAGACAGGTGGTAGCGATGATGTCAGGAGTTCGGTTTAATCAGCTGGACAAGGTGAAGTTGGGCAAAATCCTAGGAGCTGCTAACGCCAGCGTTTCTTGGCCACAGCAGCCAGTACCGCGCCCTGATCGCATGCCGGCTCAAAAAGCCCCTGATACTGCCGCTATGTCTACCGCTGAACTGCCAATAATTAGTGACACGGAATCAAGTCCTATGACGGCTACAACAGCCGTGACAACCCCACCAGAAGAAAAGTACAGGAACCCCGTAATTGTGATTAAGGAGCTCATATCGAATTACACTGGTTTGGATCCGGCCGACATCCCAACGGATGCTGTTCTCATAGACCTTGGTATCGATTCTCTATCTTTGATGGAATTTTCGGATGAGCTCAACGCAGCATTTGAGTCGAGCATCAGTACCGTAGGCCTGGGACAAACGTCTGTGGAGAACCTCACTGAAATGGTGAGGCAAAAGTCGCCTTGGGACTCTCGACTCACAAATGGTAGTGATAAGATTATACATCACAATGAGCCGGTATCGCCTATTGATTCTGGTATTCCATCGGTTGTCTTACAAACCAAGCTCAACGGGGTTGTTGGACATGAAGGTGACAAGACCGCAGCCACAAGGGACCCAGTAGAGGCGCTGCTCGAAGTTGACGGCCAATTCCAAGATGCGGCAAATAGGAATGAGCATATTGCCTACGAGTCCAATGTTTTACCGTTGCAAAATCTTTTGGTGCAGGCCTATATCTTGGAAGCCTTCGAGGCTATGGGGGTTCCCGTCCTGTCTTTGCCCTCAGGGACGGTTATTCACCCAATCAAGCATCTACCCAAGCACAGCAAGCTCGTTGCTCGACTGTGGGGAATTCTTCAGACCCATGGGGTTATTTTCATACAGGCGAGCATAGTAGTTCGAGGTCGTGAAACCCCAGAATTTGGTTCTGCTGCGGAGGCGTATGAGACCTTTGTTTCCCGCTTTCCAGCCTATTTGCCGGAAGCAAAGTTGATGAAACTGACCGGAGAAAACCTGGCACCCATTCTCAAGGGCGAACAAGATCCTCAATCGCTGATGTTTGGAAGCTCAGCCTCATCCAAAATTATGGAAGACTATTATGCCAACTCACCAATGGTATCCACATCTACGGATCAGCTCGTAACTCTAGTCATGATTTTGCTTCGCGGACACGACATGCATCATAAGAGCGATAAGCGGGTCCCTCGCATTCTGGAAGTTGGTGCAGGCACCGGGGGCACAACTCTGCGGCTGGCACAGGCTATCGAGGCGGCGAGAATCCCGTGCCAATACACTTTTACCGATGTATTTGCACCGATTGTCTCCAAAGCGAAGGACAAATTCGTTGATTTCTCCTGGATCGACTACGACACAATTGATCTAGAAGAGGAAACGAGAGCCGAGCATCGCAATCGCTACGACATAGTCATCGGAACGAACTGTGTGCACGCAACCTCCAGCAGGGTTGAAACTTGCCGCAGGCTCGGGGACTGCCTGACTGATGACGGGGTTGTGATTCTTTCTGAGAGAACTCAACCGCTGGCGTGGTTTGACATTACTTTCGACTTGCTTGATGAATGGTGGGTGGCCGAAAACGGAGCCGAGTATCCTCTTCAGCCAGCGTCCAAGTGGATGGAGGTTCTTCAGGAAGCGGGGTTTTCTCGCACGAGCTTCACCCGAGAGGCATCTCTGCAGCAATTACTT TTGAGTCTGGGTCCACTTCCAGAGCGCTATGCTTCATCGTACAGCGGTCCCTATCGCCTTGATCTCGTGCTCTCAGTATCGAAGAATGGCACTGCCCTCCCATTTTTACTCAACGCTCAGACTGACAGCGCCGATGACCTCGCGATGCCGTCCGCTTCTCGCCTTGCAGCGATCAGCCCACTGGCACAAGTCCGGGAGGGCAACTACCGAACACCGACGTTCGTCATCCACAGCCGACAGGACCAGGTCGTTTCGATTGGATCAGCGGAGCGATTCATCACTGAATTGAAGGCGCAGGGAGTAATAGGTGATCTTCTTGGACTAAAGTTGATGTCCCGTTTGCATGATCAAGAATGCAAAGAAGTCAGCAAAGTTAAAAAGGACAACATGATTGCATGA